Proteins encoded together in one Diabrotica undecimpunctata isolate CICGRU chromosome 3, icDiaUnde3, whole genome shotgun sequence window:
- the LOC140435669 gene encoding uncharacterized protein, with protein MKITSRTGLIPSPTKKIRRYQEETPIQMITIAKPAPYILKPYAGLYNPFPSNCSLLCNHPTDIEAKELLNDAKEYGAADNKNIFSENGNLDVELNIGGEQLTPTNIYIPQVESVPEELFRRYTETDSRPQTPAPTLISGITRLTTSRRCITPDPLPSRQVKEKTQLVLDLRRSHSQENLSIYGSSPFYQDPPLIRIQQVLSRSASLDDEKHVESQKLTALSHKHSISKRPGSVRKVEKEKGDKSEHVSNPQNDPSDNNDQEEEDSEEFIKRRGKRRRKKGRDASRGPPTFQASLDPETQVATIGPDSHNPSARHSLAPEGASSQDVPCEEVKRSKTPVKFSTSLDIKSFLSTEILKQLRRELNETIVDTELDNKMKVALGEALKTVVKGKPVCEELACLQKELKIPPVNSELWISLPRTFSRSSAIFELPMDSRTFNTLTAIDYVKDNIYITSPRKLLYNCIFEKYRMENDDETEHDRQLHCKQMRSCLDLIMGKPLKDQQFTYFKDLVGWNEEDIFGFKICCGIFALCERIMAPQICRQLPNRKEDPCHEIETADFNLLEKKLDGRTVNENFKTILYAIKNS; from the exons GAAACACCCATCCAAATGATAACAATAGCTAAACCTGCACCGTACATTCTCAAACCTTATGCAGGACTATACAATCCATTTCCATCAAACTGTTCCCTCCTTTGCAACCACCCAACAGATATAGAAGCTAAGGAATTATTAAACGATGCCAAAGAGTATGGG GCTGctgacaataaaaatatatttagtgaAAACGGCAATTTGGACGTCGAGTTAAATATTGGAGGGGAGCAGTTAACACCTACCAATATTTATATCCCCCAAGTGGAAAGTGTTCCAGAGGAATTATTTCGAAG ATATACAGAAACTGATTCAAGACCCCAAACACCAGCCCCTACTCTAATAAGTGGGATTACAAGATTAACCACTTCCAGAAGATGCATTACACCGGATCCTCTACCAAGCCGACAAGTAAAAGAGAAGACTCAACTGGTATTGGATTTGAGAAGAAGCCACAGTCAG GAAAATTTGTCTATTTATGGAAGTTCTCCATTTTACCAAGATCCTCCTCTGATTCGTATCCAACAAGTACTTAGCAGATCAGCTAGTCTAGACGACGAAAAACATGTCGAATCGCAGAAATTAACAGCACTATCGCATAAACACTCTATCTCAAAAAGGCCGGGAAGCGTGAGAAAAGTGGAAAAGGAAAAAGGAGATAAATCAGAACAT gTCAGCAATCCACAAAATGATCCTTCAGATAATAAtgatcaagaagaagaagacagtgaAGAATTTATTAAACGAAGAGGTAAACGACGAAGAAAGAAAGGCAGAGATGCATCGAGAGGTCCACCCACTTTTCAAGCTTCCTTAGATCCAGAGACGCAG GTTGCTACTATTGGTCCCGACTCACATAATCCAAGCGCAAGACATTCTTTAGCCCCAGAGGGAGCGTCTTCACAAGACGTTCCATGCGAGGAGGTTAAGCGAAGCAAAACTCCAGTAAAATTCTCAACTAGTTTGGATATCAAGTCTTTCTTAAGTACCGAAATATTGAAACAACTACGAAGAGAACTCAATGAAACTATCGTTGATACTGAACTAGATAATAAG ATGAAAGTAGCTCTAGGGGAAGCACTTAAAACAGTCGTTAAAGGCAAGCCAGTGTGCGAAGAATTAGCTTGCTTACAGAAAGAACTTAAGATACCGCCAGTAAATTCCGAGCTTTGGATCTCTCTTCCCAGAACATTTTCTAGGTCTAGTGCTATATTTGAACTGCCAATGGACAGTCGGACATTTAACA CACTAACCGCGATTGACTATGTGAAGGATAATATATACATAACTTCACCAAGAAAGCTCTTGTATAACTGCATTTTCGAAAAATACAGAATGGAAAATGATGATGAAACTGAACATGATCGACAATTGCATTGCAAG CAAATGCGTTCTTGTTTAGATTTAATCATGGGAAAACCTCTAAAAGACCAGCAATTTACTTATTTTAAAGACCTCGTTGGTTGGAATGAGGAGGATATATTTGGATTTAAAATTTGCTGCGGGATTTTTGCTCTCTGTGAACGCATTATGGCTCCACAAATTTGTAGGCAATTACCAAATAGAAAAGAGGACCCCTGTCACgag ATCGAAACCGCAGACTTCAATTTGTTGGAGAAGAAACTTGATGGCAGAACCGTAAACGaaaatttcaaaacaattttatatGCAATCAAGAATTCCTAA